The sequence below is a genomic window from Nicotiana tomentosiformis chromosome 6, ASM39032v3, whole genome shotgun sequence.
GATGAGATTTTGGCCGGCATGAGGAAGTTGTTTCTGGACAAGGAAGATACGGACTGTAGTGCAATTTTAGAGGAGGAGGAACACATTACTATTCAGATAGTGGGAGAAgaagttgttctcaagaactggaccgctgcaccGTCTCGGGCTCGCCGAGTACCTGGGTAGCCTAGCAGAATTAGCATGACTTATTTTTAAACtgtttttgagcatttaagacatttccaatgttttttgtttgaaataattactctagccatcgagtcgtacttgttgacaatGTTAAGCTTTATTAATGTATTAttacttttcgtatttatttttatctttctacattctttccagcgtaattattacatatcctgatgaacctacaactgtgacatataatgagacaacgcaacataaggacagcGATTCGGAAGATCTgaaagatgatataatacctgaggaaattatcaaagaaatagagagttttgagaacaaaccaaagtccaaCTTAGAGGAAACTGAGGCAATTAACTTAAGGGATTCTTAAACAGTCAAAGAATCacgcataagcattcatctatcaccgtcggAGAAGGAAGAGTATATAAGGAATATGAGGTTATTTTTGCATGGTTTCACGATGACatgactgggttaagcacatccatagtagctcacaagctacccaccAACCACATGTGTCATCTGGTAAAGTAGAAGCTCaaaaaattcaagccagatatgagtctgaagatAAAAGCGAATgttaccaagcaaatcaaagcacAGGTCCttcgagtggtcgaatacccaACTTGGTTAGCTAACATTGTGTCggttccgaagaaagatgggaaagtcaagGTATGTGTTGACTatcgagatctgaacagagcaagtcctaaggatgattttttgttgcccaacatacacatactgatcgataaCTGCGCCAAgtatgaactccaatcctttgtggattgcttcgcaggataccaccagatttggatggatgaggaggacgccgaaaagacagcctttatcacACCACGGGGGATATACTGTTACAAaataatgccatttggtttgaagaatgctagggacacctacatgagggccatgaagACTCTTTTCCACGATATGATActcaaggaaatagaggtgtacgtggatgatgttatcatcaaatctaagaaaGGATCAGATCACATGGAAGACCTGAGGAAGTTTTTTGACCGACTTCGAAAGTATAATTTGAAGCTAaatcctgcaaaatgtgcttTTAGAGTCCCAGCTGGGTAGTTGCTGGGTTTCATCGTCAGTCGTCGGGGTATTGATctagacccgtcaaaaatcaaagctactcaggacttgccaccgccaaagaacaagaaggatgtgatgagttttctaggacgcttcaattacatcagccattttatagcacaatcaacgaTGATATATGAGTCGATCTTCAAGAGGTTGAGGAAAGATGCTACGACAAGTTAGACCGAAGAATGTCAAAAGGCTTTttacaaaatcaaggagtacctATCTATATCGCCCgtgttggtcccgccagaaccaggAAGACCTTTGTTGTTGTATCTGTCTGTGTTGGATGGAGCCTTTGGCTGCGTTCTGGGGAAACACGATGAAATCGGGAGGAAggagcaggcgatatattatctTAGCAAGAAGTTAACACCTTACGAGGCCCGGTATTCTTTACTGGAGCGCACCTGTTGTGCATTGACATGAatagcccagaagttgagacattatttctcTGCATACActatatatctcatatcaaggatggatccgctgaaatacatctttcagaaacccatgcctacaggtaagttagcaaagtggcagatattgctaAGTGAGTTAGACATCAtttatgtgactcagaaggcagtcaagggGCAAACATTGGCCGATCACTTGGCAGAGAACCCCGTAGATGGAAAATATGAACCATTGAAGACGTATTTCCCCGACGAGGAAGTGCCATTTATAGGTGAAGATATTGCCGAAGCGTACGACGGTTGGAGGATGTTTTTTgacggagcagcaaacttcaaaggagagGGCATTGGGGCTATCTTGGTATCAGAAATCGGCCAACATTATCCTGTATCCGCAAAGCTCATGTTCctatgcaccaataatatggcagagtATGAGGcatgcatcttgggactcagattGGCCATCGACATGAACTTTCAGGAGTTGCAGATAATCGAAGATTCTGATCTATTGGTACACCAGgtactaggagaatgggctaccaagaacactaaaatattgTCATACCTGCATTGTGTACAAGAGTTGAttaagaggttcacgaagatagaattCAAGCATGTTCCAAGGAtccagaatgagtttgcagatacATTAGCTACCATGTCTTCCGTGATACAACATCTggacaagaatttcattgatTATATCCCGTTAGAGATTCGTAAGCAACCAGcctattgtgctcatgttgaagaagagtttgacggaaatccatggttccacgatatcaaggaatatttagAGAAAAGAGAATACCAAAAAAATGCCACGCACACTCAGAAGCGCACGCTTCaaagattggccaaccatttctttcggAGCAGAGGAACTCTATATAGAAGGACTCTTGACTTGGGATTATTgcggtgtgtcgatgccaagaaGGCATCTAGATTGCTTGAAGAAATACACGCCAAAacttgcggacctcacatgaacgggTTTGTTTTGGCCAAGAAAATATTGAGAGCaaggtatttctggatgaccatggaaacagactacatcaaatatgttcaaaagtgtaaCCAATGCCaaatacatgctgatatgatacgaataccacccaacgaactcaatacaacgagttcaccctggcctttctctacctggggcatggatgtcatcagaCCAATTGAACCCGTTGCTTCAAACGGACACAGGTTCATCTTGGTGGCCatagattacttcacaaaatgggttaaaGTCGCTTCCTATAAGGCTGTGACTTAGAAGGTCATGGCAGACTTTGTCCGGGatcgtattgtttgtcgatttggagtacccGAGTCAATCATTATTAACAATGCCGCCTATCTCAACAGTGATCTGATGAAAGCTATATGTGAAACATTTAAGATCAAGCATCAAAACTCTACAGCATACAGACCATAGATGAATGGAGCCGTAGAGGCTgtcaataagaacatcaagaagatattgaggaaaatggtggacaactacaagcaatggcacgagaagttaccatttgcttTGCTCGGGTACCGCACCACAATTCGTACATCTACTGGGGCAACCCCATATCTACTGGTCTATGGTACGGAAGCCAATATTTCCACCGAAGTGGAGATTCCTTCCTTAAGTATCATACAAGAGGTCGAGCTCAGCGACAGGGAATGGATACGGAGCCAGTATGAACAGTTGGCTCTCGTTGATGGTAAGAGGATGAATgtagtgtgtcatggtcaactctaccagaatagaatggcaagggctttcaacaaaaaggttagatcgaggcaattcacaccggggcaattggtgcggaaatgaatcttcccacatcagAATAAAGTAGAGGGGAAATTCTTacccaactggcaaggcccttacatggttcaccgaatactaacaggaggagcgcttatacttgcagagatggatggagaaatatgtccaaaacctatcaactcagacgcagtcaagagatattatgtttaagattatgtttgcactttctatttgatgtaatcTGAACTAtgtttgacctgattcccgtttaagaggggaaacgtaggcagccctatgggttcggtcacatcataataaaatctgcATTCCTCCCTATGGTCAAAAACTGGGGCAAGATTGTAAGTTCATCAATCTCATTATGTCAAGGATTACCAAGAAGTGTATCGCCATAAGTATGCATATAAACTGGGGCATAATTTtgaggaggttgcaatgtctcaaagcgCGTCACAGTCTCCGATTCGAAACTTATTTGTTTTATGCATTATCATATATTTTGAACACTGCATCTCTAAATAAATTATCTATCACAAATGCATGTTTTCGAAAATTTCATTTTCTGTAATAGCCGgatgt
It includes:
- the LOC138894176 gene encoding uncharacterized protein, translating into MDPLKYIFQKPMPTGKLAKWQILLSELDIIYVTQKAVKGQTLADHLAENPVDGKYEPLKTYFPDEEVPFIGEDIAEAYDGWRMFFDGAANFKGEGIGAILVSEIGQHYPVSAKLMFLCTNNMAEYEACILGLRLAIDMNFQELQIIEDSDLLVHQVLGEWATKNTKILSYLHCVQELIKRFTKIEFKHVPRIQNEFADTLATMSSVIQHLDKNFIDYIPLEIRKQPAYCAHVEEEFDGNPWFHDIKEYLEKREYQKNATHTQKRTLQRLANHFFRSRGTLYRRTLDLGLLRCVDAKKASRLLEEIHAKTCGPHMNGFVLAKKILRARYFWMTMETDYIKYVQKCNQCQIHADMIRIPPNELNTTSSPWPFSTWGMDVIRPIEPVASNGHRFILVAIDYFTKWVKVASYKAVT
- the LOC138894177 gene encoding uncharacterized protein: MNGAVEAVNKNIKKILRKMVDNYKQWHEKLPFALLGYRTTIRTSTGATPYLLVYGTEANISTEVEIPSLSIIQEVELSDREWIRSQYEQLALVDGKRMNVVCHGQLYQNRMARAFNKKPDVTQGDSNKAAKQGAKEE